TCAACGTCTGAAGTAATAAACCTAACTATAATCCCCATCAATGGACATCTGTGGTTTCGAATTAGAAATAACAGGTTGCCAGTATTTATTTCCACCAATTGGTTcttttcaaaaaattaaaacattataGTATAATTGCGTAGTTTTAACAATTTGCCATTCCTCTTCTCAAAAAGGCAAATTCAACTTATGCAAGATTATTTACAGATGGAAAGGCAGAGACAGAATACTCAAACTGGCACTAACCATTACCATGGCAACCATTCAACAGTGGTCCAGAAACTGATTATTAGTATAGCAACCTAcagggggtggagaggagggagaatgtGACAAGCAACAGTATTAATTTTGGAGGGATCAGGTATACCCATCTTTGGAACAGCTCTAATAACCACTTTCTCTTTAACCTACACAATATATTTCTAGCAACCATATAAAGTATGAGCACATTTGAAAAGCACAAGCTGATAAATCCTACAAACTGGCctcataactttttttaaaaaagtataatcATAACCACTAGCCCATACAATTCCATTTCATAACACCTCTACCACACAGGGGTTTGTTATATAATATTGTACTACAGAAGTACAATCATTGCCAACAGTTGCTTCCGCGGGTGAGGATTCAGATCAGGAAAACTGTGGGGTTAGAGTTTTaacacctcctccctccctgcatggCCTGAGCAAATTTGTAGCACCTTCCACCCCTCACCTGTATTTGCATCCCCCCCACCACAAAATAGCAGATTTGATTCCAGCTCTTTTTAACAGCAGGCACTTTAGCCACGTTCTGGTGGGAAGAAATCAATGGGACAGGCCCCTCTTTTCATGAGCCCATTTTTTCTCAGGCTTGAGCTTCCTACTTCCATTTCACCAGCATTTAACAGCTTGCATGTTGCTTCAGGGATAATGTGATAATCTGACCAGGATCATAATCTGTTTACATTCAGGAATGTATTATGACAAACAACACTGTTGTGTGTCAATGTAGTGCATCTCCACTGCCCATTTCAACTCACATAGAGTATTAAAGATATTAGACCAATCTCACGTAAAATTTAGGGCTGTTGGTGCATGTGGAAGGAGATATACCTTAAACCGAACATGAGTTGTGAGATATTTAGTTATGGGAGCAAACTGCTCCTGGCCAGCTTTGATTCTTAACTGAGATACGTACAGCCTGCCCACACACTACAATAAGCTTGGCCCCTTTATTATTGGCTCCCCCCACATCAGGTGCCCAGCATTTTTATCTACTGTAACATTTGTTCACCACTTCGTCTTCCTTATTCAAGTCTTCAAATAAATATTGGAATCAGCATGGATAGAAAACAAGAGGTGGCTTCCAAACTTATTTACGTCTGTCTTCAACCATTGCTTGCTGTCCAGCATGCAGCCTGAACCCTGCCCTGAAGAGAACTTGGCTTTCTGAATATCTCTGTTCTCAACCACACACAGAGTTTCCAGCACGGACTGTAGACAAAATTTTGAAAATCAAGACTTGGGAAACATGAAAGAAATTATACAATATACTAAAATATACAAAACTGTACATGTTAAGGAATGCATTGTGTAAATGCAAGTGGACTGTGCAAAGGTATCGATTTGCACGGGATTCCAGCGCACAAAACTTGTAGCTCTGCGATAAACTTATGAAAATGTGGGCTGCAATGCTATAAATACACTGGACTCAAAGCATGCAATAAGACTCTAACCTGGGGGGAAACAAACTTGCAATGCGCAATACTCAAAATCTAGTTAGTTTTACGCAAAATTTAGTGTACAAAGCAGGTTTGCTTGGCAAGAAGTTAATCTTATTCAGTTTGACAACTGTAGCATTTTTCATGCACGGCTACGAAGAAAGGGCAGGACTGGGGTGTAGCAATTTCTTTTAGACATCTCCTACTGGTGTTGTAACCACAAAACCTCCACATTTGAAATGGTTCTTAAATCAGAGCTCCTTTTGGCTCAGAGAATCAGCAGCCAGAATTGCTAATGGGAGGCAGCCGGAGGGAGGGGCGCAGGACACATTAGGCATCAATTTCCTCTCATCTGCCATTAATCCAGTTCCATGAAAGAAAGTACGTCTGAATTTCTCCTACATATCACAAGCTTGGACTTTTCACACCAAAGGGAAAACCAGTACTGTACAGCTTTTGTAAACTGATCGAGAtctggcagaaagagagaaagaaaggggtgaACAGAACACTGAAAAGGAAATCATTTTCTGTAGCCAATACAAATTCTGATCAATGGTTGATGTGAAAACAAAAGGCTATCTCTCAACTTCCTTCTACCAGGGATGCAAAACGTGCTTCGCCTTCTCAAAGAAAtctacagatttttttaaaaattaaaagatatAAGAACAACATAAGAAAAGATTACTGGTACAGTATCTGCTTGCCTACACCTAACAATATGACAAATTCATTCCCTTCTCAGAGAGGGACTATCTATCAGTGATAGAGGAGAGATGAATAGTAGTCTCACAAACATTCTCTCTGTCTCTAtctcctcctttcttgtaatgtgaCTATGCCGAGCTCCTCAGTGCATGCATTTTAAGATGAATAGGAGCTTGTTCAGAGCAAACCTCTCCCTTGTTGCACTGAAGATGTGTTTGTGTGCTCACACACATAAAAGAATTTAGCCATCTTGTCAGAAGAGAAGCATCTCAACATCAATTGCCTTATTTTATCTTCTCGCATTTAGCCTTGCAATTTAACTGACAACCAGCATTGCTGGAGAGGATCTCATTAGTACCTTGATTTTAATAAAAGCCAGTTAAATTGGGGGAGGTAGAGGGAGATGACTAACAAGTAAAATACTAAATGCAGTGTGGGTGCATCTCTTCACTAGAGGGTTACACAGCAGCGACCTCAACTGGAACACTGTGACTCTGGGCCGATTCTTGCTACAGTTAATTCCTCCCTCTCCTGTGTAATTAGTGTGCTTTCATTTACAAGAGCCATTTAGGCTTTAAAGAGAAAGGAGGTCTTCTCTCAGCAGcctttattttttgcttcagcACCGCTTCAGGCAACAGGACAGGATGCCccccaaagtaaaaaaaaaagctccacgaGCTTTCAGTTCAAAGGGAAAGCGCAGTTGAAATAATTACATGCCAAGAAAACGAAAGCCTGAACTTTCTCAGCATTAAAGAGCTATGTGAAGTCCCCCACAATTTAGTGGGGAATAAACCAAAGCAAcagaactaaaaataaaaaaatctcctttTTAGACACTTTCAATAAAGGatttcaatgcaaaaaaaaggccGCCACATAAGGAAAGGAAGCACAGCTCTTCTGCTGAATGGGAAGTGCTGGTGGGGAACAGGCGGAACACCTGCCAGCAGTATACTGAAAGAGACCCAAACACATTTTGAAATCTAAACACACGTCAGCAGGGTTGAGCAGCCTTTCTGAAACGGTTCTCTCTTCAGGGACTCAATGTGCTCTGCATCTTTCCGCAGTGCCTTGGCTTTAATCTATTGATTCCTAATGCACCTAGCCTACTTGCAAAGAGAGAGGAATCACCAGTACATTGCAACACACAAGCATGTTTGGCCCCATCTTGGGTCAGCAAAGGGctgcagcgggggtgggggacgTCAATGGCATTGAGTTCTCTGGAACTGCCCTGGGCATtcttaagtggggggggggattatattCTATTGAGCTTTTATTGAGTGCCTTGTAATACACACAGCAGCAGCTGGCAAGGCTTCCCATTCTGAATGAGTTATGGTAATTTATATCCCCTCTGCATACTTAGCACCCTCCCTTCTTCCTTGCCAAAATTACACTCTTATTCATCACTATCCTACTTGCACTCCCCATGATGTCTTCCCCTTAAAAATGCTTCTTCCTGCCAATTGGGGTATCAAAGGGAGGGGGACTGGCTAACCTGCCCCTGTTATCTTCCAGCCCTTTTGCAAACACTTGCCAACAGCCAccacttaaaaagagagagagagggagaggaaagcttGCCTTCAACCAAGACCTCGGAATGAAGTGCAGGAATTACTCATAGACCAGTGACATGTTACAGTGCGTTTAGTCAGTATATAAATAGGcttttcactttttaaagaaagaaacaaggAGACTCTAAAGACTGAACAATTTTGAGAGACTGGATAGATTATTCCGGAGGAATTTGCAGCAACGGAATTGGCAAGCGATTGTGGTGTGTGACGAAAGTTCCTCAGCAAGGCAGGAGAAGAATCAGCTTAGGAATCAAAGACAGCAGAGCTCTCTTAGACCCTTACCTTAAAATGGCTTATTCAGGCTGCACTTTGCAGGGAGTAATCTCCCCAGGACTCCGCAGGAGTAGtcatgcacaggactgcactgcaaTACGAGTTAATATGATTTTATTTGGGGCTCTAAGGCAAGATAATTTGTTTTGAAAACAGCCAAATCTTGGTGTTACTGCCAAAGTTGCAGGAGGTACCTGCAGGAATTACCTTTGACCTGCAAAAGTTTGTTGGAGTTGTGAGTGGACAGAATAACAGGTCTTGTCACTGAGTAGGTATTTTTGGATAAAATCTAGGGAAGGTTTTACACATAGCTTTTGGTCTTGTCTTAGTGAAGGCATACAGCCAGCCAGAAAGTAAAAACATAACTGGAAGTCAGACCTTTTATCTGGAAACTCTTCCTCCCAATCCTAAGTAACTGAGAGGTTAGTCACCATTACTTGAGAGAGGTACTTTGCACCTgctcaaattgttgttgttgttcttcagtcgttgtctgtccgactcttcgtgaccccatggaccagagctcaaATATATTCCCTTAATATAACTTATTATTTTATCAACTCCATTTCTATGCCTCTTAGTAATCAAAACATTCTCTGGGTGGTGTACACAAATAATGATTAGCAATAAAAAGTTTGAAGGGGGAAGTCCAGACCTAAACAATTCACAGGCCTCACTGCTGGCACTACAAACAATGATTTTAAGTTCTGGTTCAAATGAGATCCTGCTTAAAAACAGGAAAGCATTTGGTTCACACGCTCTATAGGATTACAGCAAAACTTGATGGACCCCAGGATACTGCAAGCCTGGAAAAGAGTCATGGGTGGAGAAAGCCCTCCAACCAAGTTATGTGAAGGGGCAGCAGGAGCCTCAAGGAGGCTCTCCATCCAGGCCGGACTCTTTTTCTTAAGCAAAGGCAGGCATGGAAGCTTAAGGGAGAACCAAACTGGGAAGGAGGTGAGTCGGGAGAGGAGCAATGGTGCCCGCTACCTACAGGGCTTGGCCTGCCGCCTCGTTAGCGAGGCATGATTAGCTGAACCTGGTAGGAATAACCCCAAGTCCGTGGTTAGGGAAGGGCAACACTGGGCCGCCGGCAAGCGCGACGCTGCAGACTGGAGGGATGTGGCTGTCTGTAGGGGCGGGGAGGAACGATCAAGAAGAGCGTTTATGGCTAAGGCACGCTGACTTGCAAAGTTGCGCCTCGCCGGACAAAGCGGAGCTGACTTTGGAGCAAAACACACGCGCGCATAAAAACGGGCCTACCTGAGGCTACAACCCGGTCCCGGCCTGTATACACTTGTAAaagggttcgagccccacaacTCCATGGGACGCAGAACCAAAAGTAGGTCTGCTTTGTTTAAGAAGCACTTTAAAAAAGATAGCCCGCGGCTCTGTCGCGCGCCACTTTTGCTGGAAAACTCGGCGACCAAGCGCACGTGAAAGGAGGCCCAGCGTCTCCgcgtgtctccctccctccctccccgctcgGCTGGCCGGACTCCCGCACGCCAACTACCTCCTGGAAGAGCTCCAGACTGTATGTGTTGTCGTCGTCGGCAAAGAACACGACGCCCGGCTGCGGGGAAGGCAGGCGCTGGTGCCTCTGGCGGACCCAAGCCAGGCCGGCGTTGCGCTGCTCCGTGGCTCGGGGTTGGCCGGGCCGCTTGAACCTCCTGGGCGTGAGGGCGTGCAGGTGGGTACAAGGCGGGCCTCCGCTGCGCAGGAGCCCCGCCACGAAGCGGCTGACCAGCTCGGTGCCCACGGCGGAGTCTTCCACCAGGACCCAATGCAGGCGCGCCACCTGGCGGAACGTGTTGGCCAGACGCGTGAGCTCGGCTTTCTGCACCGGGCGGCTGTAGGTCGGCGTGATGGTGTAGATGACGGGCAGCTCGGCCTCCCGGCGCCGCGGCGCCCCCGGATGCTGCGGCTGGGACAGGGGCTGCCGCGAGGAGGCGAGCTGTGGACGGGGCGCCCGGTGGCTGCCGCCAGTGTCCATCATGACGATCACCAGCAGCATCCAAGGCAGCAGCACCAAGAAGCGGCTCAGCAGCAGCGACTTCAAGCTGGGGCCCCGGCCGCGGCCGCCCTCCGCCTCGCCGCCCGGGgagccgccgccgctgcagccctcacagcagtggcagcggcagcggggcATCGCGGAGCCGCCGCCGAGGCTGCTCTTgccggcgcctcctcctcctcctgcggaGAGATTCAGCCTGCGCTTCCCTCGCCATGGAGCGGGCGGCAGGGCGCACGGAGGGACGCCGGGCTTCCAGGCGCACGGGAGCTCGGCGCTGCGCACCTGGAGCGGAGGAGCCGACGGAACCGCCCGCCTTGGCGCCGACACCTTGGGAGAAATCGCAGGACGGTTGCCCGGCTGCCTCGGAGGCGGCGAGGCCCCGGTTCTTCCCGCCTGGCTCCTGCCCGGAGATGAGAAGAAGAGGCCACTGACCGACCTCCCGCGGGGAAAGGCGGAGACCGGCGGCGGGATGCTGTCGGAGAGGCGCCCCCGGAGCGGGGACCACCGACCTGCGCCAAACtctcagttctttttttctgcgCTCCTTCTGTCTCCGGAACGAGAAGCGCAGCAGGGCGTGATGGGGTTGCCCCCCCTCCACACAGCCAACGATCCTTCTATTACTATTCTTGTTTATTTATGCCAAAGCTCCCGGTCTTTCTGTCgctgctttccttctttcttccctttcagCATCGCTTTCCTCCCGTCCGCCTCCGAAGCAGCAGCGGGACGACGGAGGGGGTggtggggaaggaaagaaagcgGTGGGCGGAAGCGGGAGAGTCCCGAACTCTTCCAGTTTCCTTCTTCCCGAGCCGGGCGGCTTCTGGAAACACTCGGCTGTCCTGGTGGACGGGCAGGCGGTGGGTGCGCGGTGGGATGATTGGTGGGGGCGGTGGTAGAGAGAAGGATCCAGCCAGGAGCGAGTCTTCTCGGCGGCAGGCGGCTTCACTGGGCGCTTACGGTGGTGCTCGCGTGTtggagaagagggggagggatCCCCTCAGGGCTGATGCggcgcagggggtggggggtgggagccggtgagtctctctctctctctctctctctctccctctctctccctctttccgaATAGCTGCAAGGATTGCTGCCCttgttctctctgtctctctctgtgaaacATATAGGCAGTGAATAGGTTCACGTGCTGAAAACTCCAGAGACCTGGAAAGGGGGTGGGTTGCGCCGGggggagaggaggcggcggcggcatcgGGGTTGGGGTGGAGATATAGTCACACCACCACGAAGGAGAAGATGGGAAAAGGTTGCTGTTTGTAACCAGCCCGCTAGCCAAACACAGCCGAAGAGAGAGCTTGCTGTGCAGCGGCTGGGTATTGTGTTGGAAGAAGTAAGGCGCTGAGCCTTTGGCAGCACCAAagcgggtgggggagagaagaagtaGAGGATATTCCTGCTGGTACTTCCCCTTGGAATCCCTCTGAGGGCCATCCTGGTTTTTATATTTAAAGGGTGGTGGTAGTGTGGAAATGGAAAGCTCAGAGCCGAGAGCATATGCTCCATACTTGGGGATCTTCCTCCTTTCATCAACGCCGCCGGAGTCTAAAGGAGCAGCGTTGTGTCAACTCTTACTGTTCCGCAACTGTAGAGAAGGAGACACAAGGCGGGCCCTAAGGCAACGCGTTTTCGCTGTCTTTAAACGGGGTGAGAGGCACGATTTATCGTCGTGGTTTTTATAGTCAGGCACGGGGGTGAGGAGTCTAGTCCTTTTGGGACCAGAACTAGACACTTGGAAGATACtaattttctggatccatttcagccTGAGTTTGGCTTTGGCACCGTGATTGCCTTTTCCACCTTGTATGATGACCTTCGTtgggagaaaggtgtgtgtgtgatcctgtTGATTCTCCTAGATCCCTCCCCCTGAGCATCTTTTTATATGGTTGAGcacagtatccttctggagcggctGCCTTAGCTGGGTCTGGGAAGCAATGCTTTGCAATAGTTCCCAGTCTTATTTGCACAATTGACTCCAGAAAGTGGTGTTCAGGGAGCACCAAACAATGTAGTAGAATCTACAGGGTGGGACTTTGTATGGTTCAATTTTACCACcactagttcagtgtttttcaaccttttttgggcaaaggcacacttgtttcatgaaaaaaatcacgaggcacaccaccattagaaaatgttaaaaaatttaactctgtgcctatattgactatatataaagtaattctcttgaatttttcaatttttcccacggcacaccaggcaacatctcgcggcacactagtgtgccacggaacagtggttgaaaaacactgcactagttaACATGAGACCACTGAGTGGTAATATCTTATGGTCTGGTAACCTTTTGGTTCGATTActgaaccacagaattgtagtgttggaaggaaccctgagggtcatctagtccaggggtggcgaactcccaagagactgcgatctactcacagttaaaaactggcagtgatctacccccgttttggggggttcaggtcaaagtggttgagttttttcagggaggaggtaaaattttgagctttttttaggggagccacagttgttcagcttctttgtgtgggatgtaagcacagagcagccaaacacaacactcctagagaggacatgaaggtaactcagtcctccaggcttaacttcctgtttacctggactgagttacaggaaccagaagtaggtgtggtcttacctgggaacaacatcccaaagatcactgtccattttgcctcatctcttgaagaagcaggatgctctctcagcctgcagctgagagaagcagaagtgaagcttctttcctcatggaatcagcttcaccacatgtaaatacatttatctaagttcgtctgcctctttttgcctgtactgtgactcatggatgtctgtaagtaaactcctttcatatcttataatcagtattgtgtctttttgcttttaagagggaacaaggggaaatataccaggaatatagctggcttaagcaagcctatgcaaacgtttttctgctgtgttttaaaagggaatgtaaactctgctaagtttggagcttgctcacacaagctgggattgagatatataaataatatatactcatccacattcctaaacattcccacactttggAGGacgccaatgatctaccagtgatctactgcagatgcccagtgatctaccggtagatcacgatctacctgttggacatgcctgatctagtccaaccccgaaatgcaggaatctcaactagatcttaatagattcatagaattgtagaactgcaaCACATGGTGTATGTGGGACTGCTTTTGAAGACTGTCTGGAAACTCCCGCTAATGCAGAACTGAGCAGCAAATTCATCTGaaggtggccccctcaaatatatgAAGGGATCTTGGCCCCTATGAGTTTGCTCCTATGATTTGCTCTCACAATGAGGAGTTAACAGTTCCTTAGACCCAGACATCTCATCCCTCTTTGATGGAAGAGGCCAAGATGACAAAGGCCCCAGCACACAACCAGTCAGCGAAACCTGTCCAAGCACCTTTGTTAAAATCTACAGGCCCCCAAAACTGATGCCCATTGATCAAATAGGACCCTATTGTCTGCACACCCCCTGCTATAGGTCCTGCACTAAATTTTGGTTCTTAAGTCAGGATAGATGCCATCAATTGTATCTTCAAAGCGCCTTGCAAGTAATGTCACAGCACGTTACCGAAGGCTGGGTGCTGCTGTGGCTAAAGAGTTTGTGTTAAACTATCTCACTACATCACTGCTGCTGGTGGTCCTACAGCACCTCTTGCTGCTCTTTCTTGGAAAAGAATGCAAGGGTAGGGCTCCCTGAAGCGCATGCCCTGCCTGCTCTGCTTTTGCTCCTGGCATGTGATTCTGCAGAActcatgtttatttttttataaagtaAGGGATAACAAGAAATGGAAAATGCTTTGGAATTTGGTATGATATGttttctaaaccacagagcctagggcttgccgatcagtaggtcggcggtttgaatccccgcgacagggtgagcttccattgcttggtcccagctcctgccaacctagcagttcgaaagcacaactgtcaaagtgcaagtagataaataggtactgctccagcgagaaggtaaatggcatttccgtgcgctgctctggtttgccagaagcggcttagtcatgctagccacatgacccagaagctgtacaccggctccctcggccagtaaagcaagatgagcaccgcaaccccagagtcatccgcaactggacccgacggtcaggggtccccttacttTACCTTTATGATATGTTTTGGAAAGGCAGACACAGTATTTTGGCtgcagagtttttgcagtgaTAGACTTTGCCTTTGAACAACATACAAAAAGCAAGTGTCTTGGACACCACCACCCCCGTACCTGCTGGACGAAAGGTGCCAAGGAAGACCAAACATTTGATAAACTCTGACTGCCTAATTCTGCTCTATGTCTGGGTCTTTCTTCATAAGGAACAAAGGCAATCAAGGTCCTCTCAGCAGAAGGTGACGCCTAGTTAGAGCACAACCAAAGTCCAAATGTTGGGTATTCAACACAGGGGCAgcccatcccattttgccacctgaggttaAAACTTAACCAATATGCAATGTGATACTAAGAATGCTCCCTGAAAAggagtcctactgagttcagtgacaGTTACATTTCCTATGATGTGCTTTGGATCACAACCTGAAAGGTCAATACTAAAAAAGTAAATCTTTAATTGTCTTCAGTGGTGCTAACACCCTattaagcatgcttaggattcaatcttatgcatgcttgcatgaaagaaagaaagcaccatGGAACTCAAGTGgcacttgcttttgagtagacatgcataggcttgGGCTGCATATAGGCACTTGTCTTATTGGAATATGTTAATTTGCATTTTGGAAGAGGACAAAGGGGATCCTTTAATTGCAAAATGGAAATATATAATCTTAA
Above is a window of Lacerta agilis isolate rLacAgi1 chromosome 3, rLacAgi1.pri, whole genome shotgun sequence DNA encoding:
- the B3GAT2 gene encoding galactosylgalactosylxylosylprotein 3-beta-glucuronosyltransferase 2, producing the protein MPRCRCHCCEGCSGGGSPGGEAEGGRGRGPSLKSLLLSRFLVLLPWMLLVIVMMDTGGSHRAPRPQLASSRQPLSQPQHPGAPRRREAELPVIYTITPTYSRPVQKAELTRLANTFRQVARLHWVLVEDSAVGTELVSRFVAGLLRSGGPPCTHLHALTPRRFKRPGQPRATEQRNAGLAWVRQRHQRLPSPQPGVVFFADDDNTYSLELFQEMRTTHKVSVWPVGLAGGRRYERPVVEKGKVVGWYTGWRAGRPFPIDMAGFAVSLQVILSNPKAIFRRHGSQPGMQESDFLRQITTVEELEPKANNCTKVLVWHTRTEKVNLSNEPKYHLDSVKIEV